A window of Candidatus Hydrogenedentota bacterium contains these coding sequences:
- a CDS encoding carboxypeptidase regulatory-like domain-containing protein: MKFRTLPRAFCMALSLLCIPLIAWGHAVELFATASGNAVRGTMRYPDGTRITEAPVRAHDPEGVLLAETVTDEAGRFTLPISRVCDYRITGDAGEGHVGAYTVPESEIEAALAAPPESPAPVSAASAPETDQHASADFAAIEARIDQAVARQLAPLREQLFQYERTTRFRDIVGGIGYLFGVAGLLALVRGRFSRRGG, encoded by the coding sequence ATGAAGTTTCGTACCCTGCCCCGCGCCTTTTGCATGGCCCTGTCACTGCTCTGCATCCCCCTCATCGCCTGGGGGCACGCGGTCGAACTCTTCGCCACCGCCAGCGGCAACGCCGTCCGCGGGACCATGCGCTACCCCGACGGGACCCGGATCACCGAAGCGCCCGTGCGGGCCCATGATCCCGAGGGCGTCCTGCTCGCCGAGACCGTCACCGACGAGGCCGGACGGTTCACCCTGCCCATAAGCCGCGTATGCGACTATCGTATCACCGGCGATGCCGGGGAGGGGCATGTCGGCGCCTATACCGTTCCCGAAAGCGAGATCGAGGCCGCGCTCGCCGCGCCGCCCGAGTCGCCCGCGCCGGTTTCCGCCGCCTCGGCCCCCGAGACGGACCAGCACGCCAGCGCGGATTTCGCCGCCATCGAGGCGCGCATCGATCAGGCCGTCGCGAGGCAGCTTGCCCCCCTCCGTGAGCAGTTGTTTCAATATGAGCGCACCACGCGCTTCCGCGATATCGTGGGCGGCATCGGCTATCTCTTCGGCGTCGCCGGGCTTCTCGCCCTGGTGCGCGGCCGGTTTTCTCGGCGGGGCGGCTGA
- a CDS encoding TlpA family protein disulfide reductase, translated as MKLRIAAFMLASALLAPLAGALQIGDPAPALKLSSVIKGDEVKADLKDSGEIYVVEFWATWCGPCRQSIPHLTELQAKYKDKGVRIIGISDEAEDQVRGFVGDKGDEMAYTVAIDQDRKTWEAYATPFGVRGIPHAFVVDRSGTLVWQGHPMAGLDEILAKVADGEYNADEARERAKKEAAQKELRELAMIWAQEYIVRARYGSDKAAADQVGKRLLECGLEDPGFYSQVAWTLLADEGLAYQDLPYMLRVAEFANTLAGGENADVLDTLARAQFRSGDRDTAIATQKKAVELCKSEDLLAQLKERLAEYERQ; from the coding sequence ATGAAACTGCGCATCGCGGCGTTCATGCTGGCCAGCGCCCTGCTGGCCCCCCTCGCCGGCGCCCTCCAAATCGGCGACCCGGCCCCCGCCCTCAAGCTCTCCAGCGTCATCAAGGGCGATGAAGTTAAAGCCGACCTCAAAGACAGCGGCGAGATCTACGTCGTAGAATTCTGGGCCACCTGGTGCGGACCCTGCCGCCAGAGCATCCCGCACCTCACCGAGCTCCAGGCAAAATATAAGGACAAGGGCGTCCGCATCATCGGCATCTCCGACGAGGCGGAGGACCAGGTCCGGGGCTTCGTCGGCGACAAGGGCGATGAGATGGCCTATACGGTCGCAATCGATCAGGACCGAAAGACCTGGGAAGCCTACGCCACCCCCTTCGGCGTCCGCGGCATCCCGCACGCCTTTGTCGTCGACCGCAGCGGAACCCTCGTCTGGCAGGGCCACCCCATGGCCGGCCTCGACGAAATCCTCGCCAAGGTCGCCGACGGCGAATACAACGCCGATGAGGCCCGCGAGCGTGCGAAAAAAGAAGCCGCCCAGAAGGAACTCCGCGAACTCGCCATGATCTGGGCGCAGGAATACATCGTCCGCGCGCGATACGGAAGCGACAAGGCCGCCGCGGACCAGGTCGGAAAACGCCTCCTCGAATGCGGCCTCGAGGATCCCGGCTTCTACAGCCAGGTCGCCTGGACCCTGCTGGCCGATGAGGGCCTCGCCTATCAGGACCTGCCGTACATGTTACGCGTCGCCGAGTTTGCCAACACGCTGGCCGGAGGCGAAAACGCCGACGTCCTCGACACCCTGGCCCGAGCCCAGTTCCGCTCCGGCGATCGCGATACCGCGATTGCCACCCAGAAAAAAGCCGTCGAGCTCTGCAAGAGCGAAGACCTCCTCGCGCAACTCAAAGAGCGCCTCGCCGAATACGAGCGCCAGTAA
- the cbiM gene encoding cobalt transporter CbiM, translating to MHLAEGVIASPVMLGGGWLLASAGVAIGLRQLDETAAMRAAVMSSSFFVASLIHIPVFGVSIHLSLTALLGIVLGWAAFPAVFLALVLQAVLFGFGGLTTLGLNTCIMATPSVVVYHLFRAFRIQPSARAVPAACGALGALAIVLGSLILAGILSTAGEAFRIVAVTVLAAQIPVMILEGLVTASAAGFLQKVSPELLAGTLARPADDPTEATP from the coding sequence ATGCATCTGGCTGAAGGCGTTATAGCATCCCCCGTTATGCTCGGAGGCGGCTGGCTACTCGCATCCGCCGGCGTGGCGATCGGCCTCCGCCAGCTGGACGAGACCGCCGCAATGCGCGCCGCCGTCATGTCATCCAGCTTCTTTGTCGCCTCCCTGATCCACATCCCGGTTTTCGGGGTCAGCATTCACCTTTCCCTCACCGCACTGCTCGGGATCGTCCTCGGCTGGGCCGCATTTCCCGCCGTCTTTCTGGCCCTCGTCCTGCAAGCCGTGCTATTCGGATTCGGCGGACTTACCACCCTCGGACTCAACACCTGTATCATGGCCACGCCGTCGGTCGTCGTCTATCACCTGTTCCGCGCATTCAGGATTCAACCTTCCGCGCGCGCTGTACCCGCCGCCTGCGGGGCGCTCGGCGCGCTCGCCATCGTCCTCGGCTCCCTCATTCTGGCGGGGATCCTCAGCACCGCCGGCGAAGCGTTCCGCATCGTCGCCGTCACCGTCCTCGCGGCGCAGATCCCCGTCATGATTCTCGAAGGACTCGTCACCGCGTCCGCCGCCGGATTCTTACAGAAAGTCAGTCCCGAGTTGCTCGCCGGGACCCTCGCACGGCCGGCCGATGACCCCACGGAAGCCACCCCATGA
- a CDS encoding DUF4123 domain-containing protein, translated as MPSRPDAYELHQYFEHHRKPGEHLYAVVDAARDYRLAVAPRDMLDEPLRPLFQNAPYFMERVGPYLARISCSDRYPEYMRLWAERLGDNAGIFFLSSAWPKTVRAHLRSIFKVYDENKAMFYFRFYDPRVIRTYLPTCTAKECREFFGPIRSIFVEGPTLPVMHHYRVGQAAIHLEEEDVRAISHSLDDAREESTA; from the coding sequence ATGCCGAGCCGACCCGATGCGTACGAGTTGCACCAGTATTTCGAGCACCACCGGAAGCCCGGGGAGCACCTCTATGCCGTGGTGGACGCGGCGCGGGACTACCGGCTTGCGGTGGCGCCGCGCGATATGCTGGATGAGCCGCTGCGCCCGCTTTTTCAGAACGCCCCGTATTTCATGGAGCGGGTGGGGCCGTACCTGGCTCGGATAAGCTGCTCGGACCGGTATCCGGAGTACATGCGGCTGTGGGCGGAGCGTCTGGGGGATAACGCGGGCATCTTCTTCTTGAGCAGCGCGTGGCCGAAGACGGTGCGTGCGCACTTGCGTAGCATCTTCAAGGTGTATGACGAGAACAAGGCGATGTTCTATTTTCGCTTTTATGATCCGCGGGTTATACGCACGTATCTTCCGACCTGCACGGCGAAGGAATGCCGGGAGTTTTTCGGGCCGATACGCAGCATATTCGTGGAGGGTCCCACGCTGCCGGTGATGCATCACTACCGGGTGGGGCAGGCGGCGATCCACCTGGAGGAGGAGGATGTGCGGGCCATCTCCCATTCGCTGGACGACGCGCGGGAGGAGAGCACCGCATGA
- a CDS encoding PQQ-like beta-propeller repeat protein: MCSRLHDMRRPGRAWLPPACAIACLLLAGGLRAAGEEENDMTIEVRHPDREAYDQIDPAITPLARGHAVPSRPAAMGNAYYRHHGNTLQNGRVDVGLPVGEWELAWSAELHPGYAPRAVLASEDRLLVEGEVWELFDTEGARVADGKNGAGSITMDPDGASFYHISESGSVIERDLAQGAERARILPFLGQAFARPLIARLENRLLLVGNERQLDPQGRKRARRSLIEWIERREPERRTGSGLLLTAANAGTLILPSPGLLAASDGETVVAAGDGRLYISNGPGALEGVYSGDFEAVALSLGGNGWVYLAIRQDEVLRLWCITMSGQIAAEYTLPETARRVIAPPLVGHDGRIYLAAPGRLIALTSEGAPLWECPVSGLLIGAACANGGRIAIVTESAAGIVSPDGRLDVIGEAGRDPFCTGPAITPEGEIAVATRRALRIHRPAP, from the coding sequence ATGTGCAGCCGCTTGCATGATATGCGCCGCCCCGGACGCGCCTGGTTGCCGCCGGCCTGCGCCATCGCGTGCCTGCTGCTGGCTGGCGGCCTGCGCGCCGCCGGTGAAGAGGAGAACGACATGACGATCGAAGTGCGCCACCCGGATCGGGAAGCCTACGACCAGATCGATCCCGCGATTACGCCATTGGCGCGCGGGCACGCGGTCCCGTCGCGCCCGGCCGCGATGGGGAATGCGTACTACCGGCATCACGGCAACACCCTGCAGAACGGGCGGGTTGATGTGGGCCTGCCCGTCGGGGAATGGGAATTGGCGTGGTCGGCCGAGCTGCATCCCGGCTACGCGCCGCGGGCGGTGCTGGCGTCGGAGGACCGGCTGCTCGTCGAGGGCGAAGTTTGGGAGCTTTTCGACACGGAGGGGGCGCGCGTGGCGGATGGCAAGAATGGGGCGGGGTCGATCACGATGGATCCGGACGGCGCGTCGTTCTACCACATCAGCGAATCGGGATCCGTTATCGAGCGCGACCTCGCGCAGGGCGCGGAAAGAGCCCGGATCCTCCCGTTTCTCGGGCAGGCCTTCGCGCGCCCGCTGATCGCGCGGCTGGAGAACCGGCTGCTGCTCGTTGGGAATGAGCGCCAGCTCGATCCGCAGGGCCGGAAGCGGGCGCGGCGATCGCTGATTGAATGGATCGAACGGCGCGAGCCGGAGCGGCGCACGGGATCGGGCCTGTTGCTCACCGCCGCCAATGCGGGCACGCTTATCCTGCCGTCGCCGGGGCTGCTGGCGGCGTCGGATGGCGAGACCGTGGTGGCGGCCGGGGATGGGCGGCTGTACATCAGCAACGGGCCGGGCGCGTTGGAGGGGGTGTACAGCGGGGACTTCGAAGCGGTTGCGCTCAGCCTGGGGGGCAATGGCTGGGTCTACCTGGCGATCCGCCAGGATGAGGTCCTTCGCCTCTGGTGCATCACGATGAGCGGGCAGATAGCCGCCGAGTATACCTTGCCCGAAACGGCGCGCCGTGTCATTGCGCCGCCGCTTGTCGGCCACGATGGCCGGATCTACCTGGCGGCGCCCGGGCGTCTGATTGCGCTTACCTCCGAAGGGGCGCCGCTGTGGGAATGCCCGGTGAGTGGCTTGCTTATCGGCGCGGCGTGTGCGAACGGCGGGCGCATCGCCATCGTCACGGAATCCGCCGCCGGGATCGTTTCGCCGGACGGGCGACTCGACGTCATCGGGGAAGCGGGCCGGGACCCGTTTTGCACCGGACCGGCCATCACGCCGGAAGGCGAGATCGCGGTGGCCACCCGACGCGCGCTGCGCATTCATCGCCCCGCGCCGTGA
- a CDS encoding division/cell wall cluster transcriptional repressor MraZ: protein MYYGESQTAIDDKGRITVPVQFRQVMEVHDHDTWYMTRGFDGAIFLFHSLQWEKLKDLGSGYNPLDPRMLDFRRMLLGSAAKTKRDKAGRLAVPALLREFAGIEKEAVLIGVEDHLELWSKERWCAFQQRQMENYKAMAAELFGSSQASGDPTHGAERDAGH from the coding sequence ATGTACTACGGTGAATCACAGACCGCCATCGACGACAAGGGCCGGATTACCGTGCCCGTGCAGTTTCGTCAGGTGATGGAGGTGCACGATCACGACACGTGGTACATGACGCGCGGTTTTGACGGGGCGATCTTCCTGTTTCACAGCCTTCAATGGGAAAAGTTGAAGGACTTGGGCAGCGGCTACAATCCGCTGGACCCGCGGATGCTTGATTTTCGCCGGATGCTTCTTGGAAGCGCGGCGAAGACGAAGCGCGACAAGGCGGGCCGTCTTGCGGTTCCGGCGCTGCTGCGCGAATTCGCGGGGATTGAGAAGGAGGCGGTGCTTATCGGCGTGGAAGACCATCTGGAATTGTGGAGCAAGGAACGTTGGTGTGCGTTCCAGCAGCGCCAGATGGAGAATTACAAGGCAATGGCCGCCGAACTGTTTGGGTCTTCCCAGGCGTCCGGCGACCCAACTCACGGAGCGGAACGGGATGCTGGCCATTAA
- a CDS encoding DUF4280 domain-containing protein: MALPVVDGATLKCTMGTSTCSLTVLPTNCVQMEDAYAANIMDYIPMVNISGFGNCITLSNPTVAAATSAALGVLTPQACIPVIAAPWAPGSSTVMIGNMPALNNSSTCMCTWGGTVTVVDAGVTTETIA; the protein is encoded by the coding sequence ATGGCGCTACCCGTTGTCGATGGCGCGACACTCAAATGCACGATGGGAACCTCCACCTGTTCCCTCACCGTCTTGCCCACGAACTGTGTTCAAATGGAGGATGCCTACGCCGCGAACATCATGGACTACATCCCCATGGTGAATATCTCCGGCTTCGGCAATTGCATTACGCTCTCGAATCCCACCGTCGCCGCCGCAACCTCCGCCGCGCTCGGCGTCCTGACCCCGCAAGCCTGCATCCCCGTCATCGCGGCGCCCTGGGCGCCAGGCAGTTCCACCGTGATGATCGGGAATATGCCCGCGCTCAACAATTCGAGCACCTGCATGTGCACCTGGGGCGGAACCGTTACCGTGGTCGACGCGGGCGTGACGACGGAGACGATCGCCTGA